Proteins found in one Orcinus orca chromosome 11, mOrcOrc1.1, whole genome shotgun sequence genomic segment:
- the KRT84 gene encoding LOW QUALITY PROTEIN: keratin, type II cuticular Hb4 (The sequence of the model RefSeq protein was modified relative to this genomic sequence to represent the inferred CDS: substituted 1 base at 1 genomic stop codon), translated as MFQGRALSILSCSRSCEQLQRHILYEPSVVSTPMYCPGDTSVLKSSGGCSIMGTVKSTSPPLTQDTVTPCRSDTVSSGRRAGSFSSCSAMPPQNLNHFRASSVSCRSGPRFQGLSSFGSRSVIRFGSCSPRIVAVCPRPIRYGVGLGSGSGMAFGFGDGSGAGLGFGAGSGLGYGFGGPGFGYQVGGAGVPAAPSITAVTVNQSLLTHLSLEVDPNAQRVKKDEKEQIETLNNKFASFIDKVQFLEQQNKLLETKWNFLQDQKYARSNLEPLFKNYITNLQRQLDVVNSERARLEAERNNVQDVPEGFKKKYEEEVELLANAENESVALKKDVDTAFSNKSDLEANVDTLTQDINFLKTLHMAEIQLLQSHISETSVIVKIDNSRDLNFDGIIADIKAQYEETARHSRADAEAWYQTKYEEMRVPAGQHCDNLRNTRDEINELTRLIQRLKAEIEHTKAQHCKLEAAVAEAEQGGEAALSDAKCKLVELEAALQQAKQDMARQLKEYQEVRNVKLALDIEVATYKRLLEGEESRIYEGVGPVDISVSSSRGGPVCGSAASTWAGPRSWAGPRSWAAGTRXARASRERSSVLVGETCAPSVPCPLPTEGGFSSRGSSVRFVSTTTSSRAPASHQPGRTNSTASASVPKVPGPWAEGALGTHPAKKPRAALPGLCPLGGFFFTT; from the exons CCTCTCACCCAGGACACCGTCACACCTTGCCGCTCCGACACAGTCAGCTCTGGTCGCCGTGCGGGCAGCTTCAGCTCTTGCTCAGCAATGCCCCCCCAGAACCTGAACCACTTCCGGGCCAGCTCTGTCTCCTGCAGGAGTGGGCCCCGCTTCCAGGGTCTTAGCAGCTTCGGCAGTCGGAGTGTCATCAGGTTTGGATCGTGCTCACCCCGAATAGTAGCTGTGTGCCCTCGGCCCATCCGCTACGGAGTTGGTCTTGGTTCTGGCAGTGGGATGGCCTTTGGCTTTGGTGATGGGAGCGGTGCTGGTCTGGGGTTTGGAGCTGGCAGTGGCCTCGGCTATGGCTTCGGCGGCCCTGGCTTTGGCTACCAAGTTGGAGGAGCTGGAGTGCCAGCAGCCCCGTCCATCACAGCAGTGACTGTTAACCAGAGCCTGCTGACCCACCTCAGCCTGGAGGTTGACCCTAATGCCCAGAGGGTGaagaaggatgagaaggagcaAATTGAGACCCTCAACAACAAATTTGCCTCCTTCATCGACAAG GTGCAGTTCCTGGAACAGCAGAATAAGCTCCTAGAGACCAAGTGGAACTTCCTCCAAGATCAGAAATATGCCAGGAGCAACCTGGAGCCCCTCTTCAAGAACTACATCACCAACCTGCAGAGACAGCTGGACGTAGTGAACAGCGAACGGGCCCGGCTGGAGGCTGAGAGGAACAACGTGCAGGATGTCCCTGAGGGTTTCAAGAAGAA ATATGAAGAGGAGGTGGAACTCCTGGCCAACGCTGAGAATGAGTCTGTGGCTCTGAAGAAG GATGTGGATACAGCTTTCTCAAATAAGTCTGATCTAGAGGCCAACGTGGATACCTTAACTCAGGATATCAACTTCCTGAAAACCCTACACATGGCG GAAATCCAGTTGCTGCAGTCACACATCTCTGAGACCTCAGTCATCGTGAAGATAGACAACAGCCGGGACCTGAACTTTGATGGGATCATCGCCGATATCAAGGCGCAGTATGAAGAGACTGCCAGGCACAGTCGGGCTGATGCAGAGGCCTGGTACCAGACCAAG TATGAGGAGATGCGGGTGCCAGCTGGCCAACACTGTGACAACCTGCGTAACACTCGGGATGAGATCAATGAGCTGACCCGCCTGATCCAGAGGCTGAAGGCAGAGATCGAGCACACCAAGGCTCAG CACTGCAAGCTGGAGGCCGCTGTGGCCGAGGCAGAGCAGGGGGGCGAGGCAGCCCTCAGCGACGCCAAGTGCAAGCTGGTGGAGCTGGAGGCCGCCCTGCAGCAGGCCAAGCAGGACATGGCACGGCAGCTGAAGGAGTACCAGGAGGTGAGGAATGTCAAGCTGGCCCTGGACATCGAGGTCGCCACCTATAAGCGCCTGCTGGAAGGCGAGGAG tccaggaTCTATGAAGGTGTTGGACCAGTAGACATAT CGGTGAGCAGTTCCCGGGGCGGCCCAGTGTGCGGTTCTGCAGCTAGCACGTGGGCGGGGCCCAGGTCGTGGGCGGGGCCCAGGTCGTGGGCGGCGGGGACCCGCTGAGCCCGGGCTTCCAGGGAGAGGAGCTCCGTGCTTGTGGGCGAGACCTGCGCCCCCAGCGTCCCCTGCCCGCTGCCCACCGAGGGCGGCTTCAGCAGCCGCGGTTCCAGCGTCCGCTTCGTGTCCACCACCACCTCGAGCCGAGCGCCGGCCAGCCACCAACCAGGAAGAACCAACTCCACGGCTTCTGCTTCTGTCCCCAAAGTGCCCGGACCCTGGGCCGAGGGCGCTCTAGGTACCCATCCTGCCAAGAAGCCGAGGGCTGCTCTGCCTGGCCTGTGTCCTCTGGGGGGATTTTTTTTCACCACCTAA